In Gossypium arboreum isolate Shixiya-1 chromosome 3, ASM2569848v2, whole genome shotgun sequence, the sequence CAAGCATGAAAATGGAACAAGCCAACTTTGACTAACCTCAGCAAGTTTAACAACAGCTTCATAGTCAATTTCACCATGCTTGGCAATGCCAGCAGCATGGATCTTGAGGATTTCCATTCTCGATTGTTCATTTGGCAATGGAATTTCTATTTTTCTATCTAGCCGCCCAGGACGAAGAAGTGCAGGGTCAAGTACATCAGGTCGGTTTGTAGCCATGATCATTTTAACCTAAGCACCAGCAAAACAATTTTAAGTTGATAATATTTTCTCAAGAGTGACATGTGTGCAGAGTCAATGAATGACAAACTGAGAGAAATTTCAGTTCCAGACCATGGTAATCAGTTCAAAGTGTTAGAATATTTACTTCAAATCACAATCTTGAACTATGTTCATAATAAAACAATGTACCTTTCCAAGCTGATCAAATCCATCAAGCTGATTAAGTAACTCCATCAGCGTTCTCTGTATTTCACGGTCAGCGCTTGTTCCTTCACTAAAACGGCGTCCACCGATGGCATCAATCTCATCCATAAAGATGATGCAAGGctgaaaaaaaagaaacaaacataAGCATGATATTAACCGAAACAAAAAAGAagcaataaaaaaatttcaaaactcCCAAGGCTCTCACTTGGTGATCACGAGCATATCCAAACATTTCTCTTATCAGCCTCGCACTTTCTCCAATGTATTTGTCAATTATTGCACTTGAAACGACCTGAATTCAGATGATAAGGTAATGCATTCATTCAAGGACAAGATAACATGTCACATATAAAACCACAAAGGCAAGTTACATGGTATaaaaaaaatactgacctttaaAAAGTTAGCATCAATATTGCTTGCTATTGCTCTGGCTAATAATGTCTTGCCAGTACCAGGAGGTCCATAAAGGAGGACACCCTGCAATGAAGATGAGAAATTTCAAATGATTCCCAAACAAACATCACTTGATGACAGTGTGCATCACCCATCAATATATACAAAAGTACACTCTTTGAATCTCCAGAATTGAGAGACAAGGGAGATGGGAAGCAAGAATCACCTTGGGAGGTTTAATCCCAACTCTAAGGAAAAGCTCGGGGTTCATTAGAGGGAGCTCAATTGATTCCCTAAGTTCTCGAATTTGATCAGATAAACCACCAACAGCAGAATAGCTAACGTTACCAGGATCTTCATGTAGCATGTTGTAAACAACTGGATCAACCTGTTATCCAAAAATGTAAAACAGTATCAGACATTTGAAAAGAGAACTTACTTTGATATCATAAAAACAGCTGAACTAAACAGGAAGCTAATATAACTTACTTCACGTGGAAGAGCCCGCATGATTGTAAGCGTTGTCATGTCAAGGACCACTCTAGTTCCAGAAGTCAGTTTCTCCTTGTCAACTTTGCTGCGGCAACCAACCACATAGCGAGGGCCACTGCTTGCTTTAACAATCACTGAAAGATCATATAAACATCCAACATATAGCAATTTATCAATTCTAAAGAAAAATGAATCAACAAACACTAAGAAATTCAAATGCAACTACTAAGATGCCAAACAATGAAATTTTACTAAAAAGAACACATCAATGAAGTTTGTAAGTTTGATATCCAAATGTTAAAGATGCTTAGCCGCTTGGACAAATGTCTACACTAAAAGAATAAGGCGACGGTGGAAAAGGAATAATTACGGCGCTCATTGTCAAGAGGCCTGAGAACTTCTCCAATGATCTGTCCAACACTCTGAAGAGACTTCAAATCGTCTTCAGTTTTGTTAAACTCCTTCTTAGCAGCTCTCAGATTCTCCCTACCTAAACATCCAACAGAATAGCTGTGTCAAAAACCATTCCATGTATGATATATATTAGTCGGAAAAACAAAAACCCGGACTTCAAACAACTAATTCACTATGCAATAGCCAAATCTACaagcattttttttcctttcgtttcttttattttcttaggAAGCAagaatttaattttatcattaaatAAAATCATCAGTCCAAGTCGAAGGCATTGAACAGCATAATTTTAGTTGAAAACAAAATAATTATGTACCGCTGCAATCAAAGCTTACAGCTTTTCTCACCAATTTTTACCTACTTAAGCTATCTCTAAAAAGAACAGGGAAAAAAGGGAACTCTCAAAAAAGCTTATTTTCAAAGCAGCAAAACGAAAAAGCAGATGGAATTGAAGAATAATGAAAATGGAAAAGCAAAAACCTAAATCACAAATCGGGGGAAACAACGAAGAAATAATAATTCGGATGTAAAATGAAAGGCAGATCGAGGGAAAGAGAAAAGTGGGGGGGGCATATTAGTGTTAGATTATGAGATGAGATGGAAGGAGACCTGCGCGAACCCTGGACTCGTACTCCTTGTGTTGAAGGAGTTTCTTTCGGTACTCCGCAATGGCATTTCGGCGCCGTA encodes:
- the LOC108480611 gene encoding 26S proteasome regulatory subunit S10B homolog B-like, which produces MSDGEDAVRRRNAIAEYRKKLLQHKEYESRVRAGRENLRAAKKEFNKTEDDLKSLQSVGQIIGEVLRPLDNERLIVKASSGPRYVVGCRSKVDKEKLTSGTRVVLDMTTLTIMRALPREVDPVVYNMLHEDPGNVSYSAVGGLSDQIRELRESIELPLMNPELFLRVGIKPPKGVLLYGPPGTGKTLLARAIASNIDANFLKVVSSAIIDKYIGESARLIREMFGYARDHQPCIIFMDEIDAIGGRRFSEGTSADREIQRTLMELLNQLDGFDQLGKVKMIMATNRPDVLDPALLRPGRLDRKIEIPLPNEQSRMEILKIHAAGIAKHGEIDYEAVVKLAEGFNGADLRNVCTEAGMSAIRAERDYVIHEDFMKAVRKLNEAKKLESSAHYSTDFGKE